A single Cannabis sativa cultivar Pink pepper isolate KNU-18-1 chromosome 7, ASM2916894v1, whole genome shotgun sequence DNA region contains:
- the LOC115697146 gene encoding pentatricopeptide repeat-containing protein At4g20090-like produces MLKCSTCYSSLLRKSFRKSPEKLTSFSSLLQSAPPLQLCSFSVIAIPLNKASEKALHLDNEDDDGIENPLSGEAFRESPRLGSYKLGDSTFYSLIQNYASLGDFRSMEKVLDQVKREKRVLTEKCFVTVFRAYGKAHFPEKAVKLFNIMVDEYQCKRTVVSFNSVLNVIIQDCDYSRALAFYSDVVGAKNMNISPNALTFNLVIKAMCKLGLVDRAVQVFREIPLRDCNPDVFTYSTLMDGLCKENRIDEAVSLLDEMQIEGCFPSSVTYNVLISALCKIGDLGRAAKLVDNMFLKGCVPSEATYNALIHGLCLKGKLEKAVSLLDRMVMNKCMPNDITYGTIINGLVKHRRAVDGVKLLISIEERGHRANEHIYSTLISGLFKERKYEEAMTLWKDMLEKGRKPNTVLFSALIYGLCRQRKPDKAEEVLAEMVDNGFKPNYYIYSSLMKGFFETGQTHKAILLWKEMGRNNLSVNEFCYSVLIHGLCEHGKLGEALMVWKHMFSRGFKPDVVAYSSMIHGLCNNGLVEQGFKLFNEMLCEEPNSQPDVVTYNILLNAFCKTGSISRIIDLLNSMLDRGCDPDLITCNILLRNLRENLQPPQDGGEFLDELVVRLLKQEKIKGASTIIQIMVRKFLQPKPSTWARVLQQLCKPQKIQIAIGRCQSSLYS; encoded by the coding sequence ATGCTAAAATGCTCGACATGTTACTCAAGTCTTCTACGCAAATCGTTCCGAAAGAGTCCAGAGAAGCTAACAAGTTTCTCATCACTTCTTCAATCAGCTCCTCCACTTCAACTTTGTTCCTTTTCTGTTATTGCAATTCCACTGAATAAAGCTTCCGAGAAGGCCCTTCATCTAGATAACGAAGATGATGATGGAATCGAGAACCCATTATCCGGGGAGGCTTTCAGAGAAAGTCCCAGATTGGGCTCCTATAAATTGGGGGATTCCACATTTTATTCACTCATCCAAAACTATGCGAGTCTGGGCGATTTTAGGTCGATGGAAAAGGTTTTGGATCAGGTTAAACGTGAAAAGCGGGTTTTAACTGAGAAATGTTTTGTTACAGTTTTTAGGGCTTATGGGAAAGCTCATTTTCCTGAGAAGGCTGTCAAGTTGTTTAATATAATGGTTGATGAGTACCAATGTAAGCGAACCGTTGTATCTTTCAATTCGGTTCTTAATGTTATCATACAAGATTGTGATTACTCTCGTGCGTTGGCATTCTATTCGGATGTTGTTGGTGCTAAGAATATGAATATTTCTCCAAATGCTTTGACCTTTAATCTTGTCATAAAGGCCATGTGTAAGTTAGGGTTGGTTGATAGAGCAGTTCAAGTGTTTAGAGAAATTCCCCTTAGGGACTGCAATCCTGATGTGTTTACATATTCTACGTTAATGGATGGTTTGTGCAAAGAGAATAGGATCGATGAAGCAGTTTCTTTGTTAGATGAGATGCAAATTGAAGGGTGTTTTCCCAGTTCTGTCACTTATAATGTTTTGATTAGTGCGTTATGCAAGATTGGGGATTTGGGACGTGCGGCGAAGCTCGTTGATAACATGTTTCTCAAAGGTTGTGTTCCAAGTGAGGCTACTTACAACGCCCTTATCCATGGTTTGTGTCTCAAGGGTAAGCTGGAGAAGGCTGTTAGCCTTTTAGATCGCATGGTGATGAATAAATGCATGCCTAATGATATTACTTATGGAACCATTATCAACGGGCTAGTTAAGCATAGAAGAGCTGTTGATGGGGTTAAGTTATTGATTTCTATAGAGGAAAGAGGGCATCGTGCAAATGAACACATTTATTCTACTCTTATTAGTGGATTGTTTAAGGAACGAAAATATGAAGAGGCAATGACATTGTGGAAGGATATGTTGGAAAAAGGGCGCAAGCCCAACACTGTCTTATTTAGTGCACTGATATACGGTCTGTGTCGACAAAGGAAGCCAGACAAAGCAGAGGAAGTACTTGCAGAAATGGTAGATAATGGTTTCAAGCCTAATTACTATATTTATAGCTCCTTGATGAAGGGTTTCTTCGAGACAGGCCAAACCCATAAGGCAATTCTTTTGTGGAAAGAAATGGGACGTAATAATTTATCAGTTAATGAATTTTGTTACAGTGTACTAATTCATGGTTTATGTGAGCATGGGAAACTCGGAGAGGCGTTGATGGTGTGGAAACACATGTTTAGCAGAGGGTTCAAACCTGATGTTGTGGCTTACAGTTCAATGATTCATGGCCTCTGCAACAATGGGTTGGTGGAACAAGGCTTCAAGCTTTTCAATGAAATGCTTTGTGAAGAGCCCAATTCTCAACCAGATGTAGTCACTTATAACATACTCCTCAATGCGTTTTGCAAAACTGGAAGCATTTCCCGGATCATTGATCTTTTAAACAGTATGTTGGATCGAGGATGTGATCCTGACTTAATTACATGCAATATTTTATTGAGAAATTTAAGAGAAAATCTACAACCACCTCAAGATGGAGGGGAGTTCCTAGATGAGCTTGTTGTTCGATTGCTGAAGCAGGAAAAGATTAAAGGTGCTTCCACAATTATACAAATAATGGTCAGAAAGTTTTTGCAACCAAAACCCTCCACTTGGGCAAGAGTTCTCCAACAACTTTGCAAGCCTCAAAAGATTCAAATAGCAATTGGCAGATGTCAAAGCAGCCTGTATAGCTGA